From the Papaver somniferum cultivar HN1 chromosome 2, ASM357369v1, whole genome shotgun sequence genome, the window ACCATGATACCCAAAGGAACCAATCCATTCTGCCCATCAAGAGCAGTGGCAGATAGTAGACAACCACCATACTTTCCCTTCAGGTGACAACCATCCAGCCCAACCACATTTCTACAACCATTTATAAAACCCCTCATTGGGGCATCAAAAGATATGGTCACAGATTCAAATCGATTGTCTCTGCACGAAGAAACAAGGAAAGTTTTAAAACTAGAACTCAAACTAATCAATTTtacgaacaattaaagaaataatattACCTTCCGTAAGTGAAAGTAGCAATTGATCCGGGATTAGTCCTTTTGATCATTTCACACAGACTTGGTATGAGTCTAAAACTCTCATCAAAGCTTCCGTTTATCCTCTCCAACACATTGTTTCTAGCCTTCCATGCAACGTGATACGGGATCAAGGTGTTGTGGCTTGTCCAAAACTCGGCAGCAATCTCAGAAGGTTTAGGTACATTCTTTCCATGTGACTCCCTTAGCTTGTTAATCACATGTTGAGCTACAAATTCTGGATTTGCACATGAATTCCTCCCATAAGGATCCCCAATACAAGTGTGGTGCAAGTGGAAATCTCTTATGCTCCAAGTCGCCTCACCAGGGATCCTCCTTGCAGATATATACCACGGACATAGAATGGGCTCTCCAAAGCCTTTACACACAACCTTGATTCTAATATTATCACTCTTACTAAACCTGCATTCTGTCCTAGTAGATACACAGTATTTTCTGAGATGTTTCTTAAAAGCGGTCTTGTCTGGAAATTCCATCCCCTCATCAATTCTGTCATCAACTACAACTTGTATTTCATTTTCTGGTTCAGGGAATAACTCATTATCCACTGAATCAGCAGCAACAAGGAAATCTTCAAAATCACTGTCATCAAACCAATGTTGCCCATTATCAACCACTCTAACTTCATGATTAGGTAATGGCCTACCAACCATTTCAGGACCATAATGATCTTCCGATCCATTAGCAATTTCCTTCCCTTTACCCTTTTCAATCTCAAAATCAATCAGTGGTTCCTTAACTTCTTTGAAAACTTCAAGTCATGACAATCAACAAGGAAAAAGTAATTAACACATCGGGTATCATTATATCATTGTAAAAACCAATTTTAAAAGAGAACCAACACTACCTTCAACTTCATCATCCGTCTCCAACAACTGGTCATAATGATCATCTACATGTTCAGAGGCATATACAAATACACATTAATATCAAATTGTAAACATAACATAATCGATGAATTCTaaaatttcaaaatatgaacattaccttcatcttcttcctcactaTCCTTACCAGCACTGCTTTTCATACTAAAATTGTGTAAAAACTCCTTCCAATCAGCATCATCTTCACCCTCACTGTATATGAGTGGTCGGCTCCATGGTTGGTCTTCCGGGTGACAATCATCTGCATTAAGATTCTGAAGGTGCAACATTGATTCCTTAGTCGCATTGAcagcttcttcaacaacatctaCTTTATCCGCGGCTGATTTCCAGAATTCAGTACCTAGTGAATCATCATCTAGATTCACAATTCCCTGACTGCTAGCATGTGTCGGCTCCTCAACATGGTTCTCAAAATCCAGAACCATCTTAGTTAAACTAACACCAACCGTCCTCTTAGCTTTTTCAATCAGCCTTGGGCTTTTCCTGGGAGATAAAGTTGTCGTTGGACCTTTATGAGGTGTTGAATCCCTGTTACATAATAGAAGATTATTATCACTAAAATATATTCATcatatgctacaaaaaaaaacctagtttATGGCATGGTTTACCACAACAAAATATGATCCCTTACACAATAGGGGCTAACTATCAACTAATAGAGAAAACATCATCTTTCACTAGCATAATAAGACAAATCACCTGTCATTTTCTTTGTCCTGTCTCCAAGTATTTGCAACCATATGTACAGAATTAGGTCTCATGTAACTGCaagagaacaaaaataataagtcACTAGTATTCAAAATAAGTTATAACAGATTTGCACTAGAAAATTCACACACAAAATGCCAAAGAACTCTCATAAACGGATACATACATGATCAGTAGACTTTTTCAAATCTCTGTGTGCATCAGCCAATTATTTCAAGACAcgcaacaaaaagaaaagattcGATTCAGGAACTCATTAATCAAGTGACAGATATCCCTTCCTCTATAAGCATACGAATCTCGGAATATAACTTCTCAATCAAAATCATTTCTTTGAACCTTTCCGAAAATAAGACGATTCTTTAAAGAGTATTTTGGACCAAACTACTAAAACCACAGTACACATACAACAAACAGGATATGCACATGGCACTCATAGAAGTGTAACCAGAATTCTCTTATATCAATGTAATATTTCAACTCTTATGACTCTTATATACAAACATAATTGACTGtatgaaattgaattttttttttctatgaaaAACCAATTCATTAAACGACAACCCTTGCAAGAGGATCATCTTATCTGTATACATGCTTTTTTGGAGAATGGAAAAATGAAGGTTATCACACCATTTACAAAAGAagtagataattttttttttatcaagcaCAGCTTCTAGACATGATCACATTTCTGCATCCTctgaattttagttttaattcaaaatctcatactaatccaCATAGGCATATTATCCATACAAAACCACCAAAGTACCATTAATAGACCAATTCAGTAACAAAATTCATGTAATGTTCATCAACAGAACACTTATCATTCCATAAACTACTGTAAAGATCTAATTGTGATTATCCctaaatcgaaaaccctaattttgaagtcGATTTGAAAAGCCTtaaattgaaaaaattgaaaaccctaatttgaaccaGTAAGAAATCCCTAAATCGAAAACCAAAAATTCATAATAACAAAGATGAAAAGCATAGTTAGCTAATGAAAATATACCTTTTAGTATATGCAGCAGAGTTCTTGTTCAGTAACTCTTCATCAACCATTATCTCCTTCCCCATTTCTTCAAAATACAGAAATCACTCGCCTAAAATTACTTAGGTTTTCTCAATAAACTTCACTCTTATCAACTGGTTTACGAATAGAAACAAACTTAGACTTTGATTCTTTATATACCGATAGAGTAACAAAATTCTGAGAAAAACCCTAACTAATTTCTGGTGTGAAATATCTTGATAAGGATACATTAGATGCAGTTGTTTGGGATATATCCTAAATTCATGCACGTAATCTTCCCAAACCATATCTTTCTCACCACTCTCCCGCCATCTTCTCTAACAACGAGATCTACATCTGATACTATCCTATTCGATGGAGttgaaacgaagaagaaaggctaTATGCGTCTTTTCCCATTACAAGATATTAACACTTGGACTAACACCTGGACTTTCAATTGACAGCTCAACTAGGTCCCACTTATCAAACAATTTTGGCTGTTTACTTTAAACGGCAGGATAGTTTTAATAGTGTAGAAAAAAACGGGGCAAGAATGTGTATCGGCCCATATCTTTGGGATAGAAATGACTAATTCCCGATTCTTTTCTACACCAGTTCCAGAGGCATACAAGGTTAGAATCCATGAGAATGATTCCCTTTACCTTCCAAATGATTATGTGGTTTCCCAAACATCTTTATGCTGGCACTTGTGATGCGGCAAATGGCTGAAGATGTTTATGATATTGCTATATTTGGTCCTGGGGAGATTACAGATCCGCATGAGATTGCAGAGGATAGGGTACTTCCCTTGCCCCAACCAAAGGATGGAAGGAGCTATTCCGTCCCTAGGAAATGTGCCGCACCAGAAGACACTTTTGC encodes:
- the LOC113350692 gene encoding uncharacterized protein LOC113350692, which gives rise to MGKEIMVDEELLNKNSAAYTKSYMRPNSVHMVANTWRQDKENDRDSTPHKGPTTTLSPRKSPRLIEKAKRTVGVSLTKMVLDFENHVEEPTHASSQGIVNLDDDSLGTEFWKSAADKVDVVEEAVNATKESMLHLQNLNADDCHPEDQPWSRPLIYSEGEDDADWKEFLHNFSMKSSAGKDSEEEDEDDHYDQLLETDDEVEVFKEVKEPLIDFEIEKGKGKEIANGSEDHYGPEMVGRPLPNHEVRVVDNGQHWFDDSDFEDFLVAADSVDNELFPEPENEIQVVVDDRIDEGMEFPDKTAFKKHLRKYCVSTRTECRFSKSDNIRIKVVCKGFGEPILCPWYISARRIPGEATWSIRDFHLHHTCIGDPYGRNSCANPEFVAQHVINKLRESHGKNVPKPSEIAAEFWTSHNTLIPYHVAWKARNNVLERINGSFDESFRLIPSLCEMIKRTNPGSIATFTYGRDNRFESVTISFDAPMRGFINGCRNVVGLDGCHLKGKYGGCLLSATALDGQNGLVPLGIMVCRNECAENWFLFLNNLKHRLADHPVEPINFISDRQKGLRDAVQKLFPTSPHRFCFRHMYANFKMHYKGSKVHTLFWNAARAYKPKHFQAHMDSMMSENVSACQYLMGEDPKSWCRAFFDHKSACEHLSNNFSESFNNMITNIREKPVCKLVLMYGQLVMGLFYKRRNACVGWDSGDLVPTAKKLLKKMFKKTGEYKVEGAVAGKLYEVTSIHNTIFTVDLEKHTCSCMQWQLRGFPCQHAVCALQQIRPNWVEYCARYYSVDNYRTTYSPDMVPLEGPEDWDEPRTIIVPPLLIRKPGRPRKNRRKAYNETLSEKKVRCCSKCKLPGHNKTTCPGGAIGSNTKRNGSTSEEGGLAFQSQSSSQAGSAGGSMPATKKPRRFT